The following coding sequences are from one Plectropomus leopardus isolate mb chromosome 10, YSFRI_Pleo_2.0, whole genome shotgun sequence window:
- the LOC121949589 gene encoding rho GTPase-activating protein 15-like isoform X2 has protein sequence MAGTRITNLQSAMKQPPLTQPPQHSAALQGAVQMRIKNSQSPGERLSQSKSMVLQDCDLPQKPISRHRRNQSQHIIFTAAGGAAEPSVELKGEHLNVAKISESGKKQRKNWSLMWSVLTSDQLLLYKERQQETPPKPGSKTDVVQLCGAVIEWTTEKSSRKNVFQIITNTGSEYLLQADSYSTASKWYDAIRKAINSSTEADGGFALRRSNSTEYLPRHSSLPGYGSASPNAKQRNPVHRRSINMFSSSKLKHSSSDSSDKNGVKNRLKKFISRRPSMKTLQEKGLIKDRIFGCHLLTLCQREGTTVPRFVKICLDAVDKRGLEADGIYRVSGNLATIQKLRFIVDQEEDLDLDHSQWEDIHVVTGALKMFFRELPEPLFPFKFFQPFVEAVSESNLISSIKF, from the exons ATGGCAGGTACAAG aatcACCAACCTCCAGAGTGCGATGAAGCAGCCACCATTGACCCAGCCTCCGCAGCACAGCGCAGCGTTGCAGGGAGCCGTCCAGATGCGCATCAAAAACTCGCAGAGCCCAGGAGAGCGCCTCAGTCAGTCCAAGTCCATGGTGCTGCAGGACTGCGACCTTCCTCAGAAGCCT ATCTCACGACATCGAAGGAATCAGTCTCAGCACATCATCTTCACcgcagcaggaggagctgctgaACCATCG GTTGAGCTGAAAGGTGAACACCTAAATGTGGCAAAAATCTCAGAGAGCGGCAAGAAGCAACGGAAAAACTGGAGTTTGATGTGGAGCGTACTGACCTCAGACCAGCTGCTGCTCTACAAAGAGAGACAGCAAGAAACTCCTCCG AAACCAGGAAGTAAGACAGATGTGGTTCAGCTGTGTGGAGCAGTTATCGAGTGGACGACAGAGAAGTCAAGCAGGAAAAACGTCTTCCag ATCATAACAAACACAGGAAGCGAGTACCTACTTCAGGCTGACAGTTACTCCACCGCCAGTAAATGGTACGATGCCATCAGAAAGGCCATCAACTCTTCA ACTGAAGCCGATGGAGGTTTTGCTCTGAGGAGATCAAACAGCACAGAATACCTGCCGAGACACAGCTCCTTACCTGGATACGGCTCTGCCTCCCCCAATGCCAAGCAACGCAACCCCGTCCACAGGCGCTCCATCA ACATGTTCAGCAGCTCCAAGCTGAAGCACAGCTCCTCTGACAGCTCTGATAAGAATGGAGTGAAGAACAGACTTAAGAAGTTCATCAGCAGACGTCCATCCATGAAGACTCTCCAGGAGAAAGGCCTCATCAAAG atCGCATTTTTGGCTGCCATCTGTTGACTCTCTGCCAGCGGGAAGGAACCACAGTGCCAAGATTTGTTAAGATCTGTTTGGACGCCGTTGACAAGCGCG GTCTAGAGGCTGACGGGATCTACAGAGTCAGCGGAAATCTGGCAACAATCCAGAAACTTCGCTTCATTGTGGATCAGG AGgaggacctggacctggaccaCAGTCAGTGGGAGGACATCCACGTTGTCACTGGAGCTCTCAAGATGTTTTTCCGTGAGCTGCCTGAGCCGCTGTTCCCCTTCAAATTCTTCCAGCCGTTTGTGGAGGCCGTCAGTGAGTCGAACCTCATATCAAGTATCAAGTTTTAG
- the LOC121949589 gene encoding rho GTPase-activating protein 15-like isoform X1, with protein sequence MAGTRITNLQSAMKQPPLTQPPQHSAALQGAVQMRIKNSQSPGERLSQSKSMVLQDCDLPQKPISRHRRNQSQHIIFTAAGGAAEPSCLQVELKGEHLNVAKISESGKKQRKNWSLMWSVLTSDQLLLYKERQQETPPKPGSKTDVVQLCGAVIEWTTEKSSRKNVFQIITNTGSEYLLQADSYSTASKWYDAIRKAINSSTEADGGFALRRSNSTEYLPRHSSLPGYGSASPNAKQRNPVHRRSINMFSSSKLKHSSSDSSDKNGVKNRLKKFISRRPSMKTLQEKGLIKDRIFGCHLLTLCQREGTTVPRFVKICLDAVDKRGLEADGIYRVSGNLATIQKLRFIVDQEEDLDLDHSQWEDIHVVTGALKMFFRELPEPLFPFKFFQPFVEAVSESNLISSIKF encoded by the exons ATGGCAGGTACAAG aatcACCAACCTCCAGAGTGCGATGAAGCAGCCACCATTGACCCAGCCTCCGCAGCACAGCGCAGCGTTGCAGGGAGCCGTCCAGATGCGCATCAAAAACTCGCAGAGCCCAGGAGAGCGCCTCAGTCAGTCCAAGTCCATGGTGCTGCAGGACTGCGACCTTCCTCAGAAGCCT ATCTCACGACATCGAAGGAATCAGTCTCAGCACATCATCTTCACcgcagcaggaggagctgctgaACCATCG TGTCTCCAGGTTGAGCTGAAAGGTGAACACCTAAATGTGGCAAAAATCTCAGAGAGCGGCAAGAAGCAACGGAAAAACTGGAGTTTGATGTGGAGCGTACTGACCTCAGACCAGCTGCTGCTCTACAAAGAGAGACAGCAAGAAACTCCTCCG AAACCAGGAAGTAAGACAGATGTGGTTCAGCTGTGTGGAGCAGTTATCGAGTGGACGACAGAGAAGTCAAGCAGGAAAAACGTCTTCCag ATCATAACAAACACAGGAAGCGAGTACCTACTTCAGGCTGACAGTTACTCCACCGCCAGTAAATGGTACGATGCCATCAGAAAGGCCATCAACTCTTCA ACTGAAGCCGATGGAGGTTTTGCTCTGAGGAGATCAAACAGCACAGAATACCTGCCGAGACACAGCTCCTTACCTGGATACGGCTCTGCCTCCCCCAATGCCAAGCAACGCAACCCCGTCCACAGGCGCTCCATCA ACATGTTCAGCAGCTCCAAGCTGAAGCACAGCTCCTCTGACAGCTCTGATAAGAATGGAGTGAAGAACAGACTTAAGAAGTTCATCAGCAGACGTCCATCCATGAAGACTCTCCAGGAGAAAGGCCTCATCAAAG atCGCATTTTTGGCTGCCATCTGTTGACTCTCTGCCAGCGGGAAGGAACCACAGTGCCAAGATTTGTTAAGATCTGTTTGGACGCCGTTGACAAGCGCG GTCTAGAGGCTGACGGGATCTACAGAGTCAGCGGAAATCTGGCAACAATCCAGAAACTTCGCTTCATTGTGGATCAGG AGgaggacctggacctggaccaCAGTCAGTGGGAGGACATCCACGTTGTCACTGGAGCTCTCAAGATGTTTTTCCGTGAGCTGCCTGAGCCGCTGTTCCCCTTCAAATTCTTCCAGCCGTTTGTGGAGGCCGTCAGTGAGTCGAACCTCATATCAAGTATCAAGTTTTAG